In the Geobacter sp. FeAm09 genome, one interval contains:
- a CDS encoding glycine zipper family protein yields the protein MKKIICLLMMAAHLSACATYESRSVSFRPPQDYVNYQDVAGMQVGAEAFVDRQQAEDAFGFNVRDAGLLPVLVVIDNKSGQGIEVVSGQTFLIDNSNRYWKLLSNREAVDRVDKATQAGAITSGAGKGAAWGAAAGALLGLAIGIVSGHDAGSSLVKGGVLGGVGGAVIGGASKGDDREREYKIADDVREKGMEGKIMAAEALASGFIFFPGEAESVKELRLQVRFRESGTVRTLNLRLK from the coding sequence ATGAAGAAAATCATCTGTCTCTTGATGATGGCGGCGCATCTTTCCGCGTGCGCCACCTACGAGAGCCGTTCGGTTTCGTTCCGGCCGCCCCAGGACTACGTAAACTACCAGGACGTTGCCGGGATGCAGGTGGGGGCAGAGGCCTTTGTCGACCGGCAGCAGGCCGAAGACGCGTTTGGCTTCAATGTCCGGGATGCCGGACTTTTGCCCGTGCTGGTCGTCATCGACAACAAGAGCGGCCAGGGGATCGAGGTCGTGTCCGGCCAGACCTTTCTGATCGACAATTCGAACCGCTACTGGAAGCTCCTCTCCAACCGCGAGGCCGTGGACCGGGTCGATAAGGCTACCCAGGCGGGGGCCATCACCAGCGGGGCGGGCAAAGGTGCTGCCTGGGGGGCCGCAGCCGGCGCGCTGCTGGGCTTGGCCATAGGGATCGTGTCCGGCCATGATGCCGGCTCGTCCCTGGTCAAAGGGGGCGTCCTGGGTGGGGTGGGCGGTGCCGTCATCGGCGGCGCCTCCAAGGGCGACGACCGGGAACGGGAATACAAGATCGCCGACGACGTCCGTGAAAAAGGGATGGAAGGCAAGATCATGGCCGCCGAGGCCCTGGCCTCCGGCTTTATCTTCTTCCCGGGCGAGGCGGAATCGGTCAAGGAACTCCGCCTCCAGGTCCGGTTCCGCGAGAGCGGCACGGTGCGCACGCTCAACCTGAGGCTCAAATAG
- a CDS encoding thioesterase family protein, which translates to MDVRIYYEDTDAAGVVYHASYLKFFERARTEYFRERGLGVAELATAGFVFPVIRMEIDFKASALHDDLLSIVTRPERVGGASFIVRQQAVRPSDGRVLAEAVVTLACISPERRARRLPDEVRRVLEEGAVQGQ; encoded by the coding sequence ATGGACGTTCGCATCTACTATGAAGACACGGATGCCGCCGGCGTGGTCTACCATGCCAGCTACCTTAAATTCTTCGAACGGGCCAGGACGGAATATTTCCGGGAGCGCGGCCTGGGAGTGGCGGAACTCGCCACGGCCGGTTTCGTTTTCCCGGTGATCAGGATGGAGATCGACTTCAAGGCGTCTGCGCTGCACGACGACCTGCTGTCCATCGTTACCCGCCCGGAGCGGGTCGGCGGCGCGTCCTTCATCGTCAGGCAACAAGCGGTGCGGCCGTCGGACGGCAGGGTCCTGGCGGAGGCGGTGGTCACGCTTGCCTGCATCAGCCCGGAACGCCGGGCGCGGCGGCTTCCCGACGAGGTCAGGCGCGTGCTGGAAGAGGGGGCGGTGCAGGGGCAATGA
- the rsmG gene encoding 16S rRNA (guanine(527)-N(7))-methyltransferase RsmG, with protein MIRRILEQGAREIGLEIPEEHIQAFELFADQLKKWNRKINLTAIVSDEEIAVKHIIDALVFAGSVRDGERVLDIGSGAGVPAIPLKIVKPAQPVTSVDAVGKKILFQRHVARLLKFSGFEAVHARVEELCRTRGHGFDLITSRAFSRLEQFVALAAPLLVETGRLVAMKGPGVAGEIRADEERLAALGFEIVSVTPYRLPFDKGERNLIEIVSRKAA; from the coding sequence GTGATTCGTCGCATACTGGAACAGGGGGCGCGGGAGATTGGCCTGGAGATTCCGGAGGAGCATATCCAGGCCTTCGAACTCTTTGCCGACCAACTCAAAAAGTGGAATCGCAAGATCAACCTCACCGCCATCGTCTCCGATGAGGAGATTGCGGTGAAGCACATCATCGATGCCCTGGTGTTTGCCGGATCCGTCCGTGACGGTGAGCGGGTGCTGGATATCGGCTCCGGGGCGGGGGTGCCGGCCATCCCCCTCAAGATTGTCAAGCCCGCGCAGCCGGTCACCTCCGTGGATGCGGTCGGGAAAAAGATCCTCTTCCAGCGGCATGTGGCCCGTCTTTTGAAATTCTCCGGCTTCGAGGCCGTTCACGCACGGGTGGAGGAGTTGTGCCGCACACGGGGCCACGGCTTCGACCTGATTACCTCCCGGGCCTTTTCGCGCCTGGAACAGTTCGTCGCCCTGGCTGCACCGCTCTTGGTGGAGACCGGGCGGTTGGTCGCCATGAAGGGGCCGGGCGTCGCCGGGGAGATCCGGGCGGATGAGGAGCGTCTCGCCGCCCTGGGGTTTGAAATCGTGTCGGTCACACCGTACCGGCTGCCCTTCGACAAGGGGGAGCGCAACCTGATCGAGATTGTCTCCCGCAAAGCCGCTTAA